The following are encoded together in the Planococcus antarcticus DSM 14505 genome:
- a CDS encoding competence/damage-inducible protein A has product MNAEVIAVGSELLLGQITNTNARFLSNHLAELGINVYYHTVVGDNPDRLEDAIKIAENRADLILFTGGLGPTKDDLTKESIAGHLNTTLEMNEEALDSIVAYFERAGRPMTENNKKQALVLKDSDILVNYNGMAPGMMYKKAECVYILLPGPPKEMEPMFQFEAKPKLAHLLNKEDVILSHVLRFYGIGEAELEDRLHHILDKQSNPTIAPLAADGEVTLRITAKTNTTEEAWQLINGAKDEILDLVGQYLYGYDNDSLASKSIELLKKQDKTISAAESLTAGLFQSELASVSGASAVLAGGVITYNEEMKVHQLGLSAELLAEYGVVSEQTALAMAEAVRDKFKTDISVSLTGAAGPDGHGDQPAGTIWIGIATERGTQSYRLQLSGMRNTNRLRAVKLALHYVIRTLTEEDARKI; this is encoded by the coding sequence ATGAATGCAGAGGTTATTGCAGTAGGTTCGGAATTGTTATTGGGTCAGATTACCAATACAAATGCTCGTTTTCTGTCTAATCATTTAGCAGAACTCGGCATTAATGTTTATTATCACACGGTTGTGGGCGATAACCCCGACCGTTTGGAGGATGCAATAAAAATTGCGGAAAACCGTGCTGATCTCATTTTATTTACCGGAGGACTGGGTCCGACCAAAGATGATTTGACAAAAGAATCAATTGCTGGGCATCTGAACACAACACTTGAGATGAATGAGGAAGCCTTGGATTCCATTGTGGCGTACTTTGAGCGTGCAGGGCGTCCGATGACTGAAAATAATAAAAAGCAGGCATTGGTGCTGAAAGACAGCGATATTCTCGTTAACTATAACGGCATGGCACCGGGCATGATGTACAAAAAAGCTGAGTGTGTTTACATACTGTTGCCGGGTCCACCAAAAGAAATGGAGCCGATGTTCCAATTTGAGGCGAAGCCAAAACTGGCACATTTGTTGAATAAAGAAGATGTCATCTTGTCGCATGTATTGCGCTTTTACGGAATCGGCGAAGCTGAACTTGAAGATCGCTTGCATCATATTCTTGACAAGCAGTCTAACCCAACTATCGCACCGCTAGCAGCTGACGGAGAAGTAACTTTACGCATCACTGCAAAAACCAATACTACAGAAGAAGCATGGCAATTAATCAATGGTGCAAAAGATGAAATTTTAGATTTGGTGGGTCAGTATCTCTATGGCTATGACAACGACTCACTTGCTTCTAAATCGATTGAGCTATTAAAGAAACAAGACAAAACAATCTCAGCAGCAGAAAGTTTGACTGCTGGCCTTTTTCAATCCGAATTGGCTTCTGTCTCTGGAGCAAGCGCTGTTCTAGCGGGTGGGGTTATCACGTACAATGAAGAAATGAAGGTACATCAGCTCGGACTATCTGCTGAATTGCTGGCTGAATATGGAGTTGTTAGCGAACAAACTGCATTGGCGATGGCTGAAGCTGTACGAGACAAATTCAAGACTGATATCAGTGTTTCGCTGACAGGAGCAGCTGGTCCCGATGGTCATGGTGACCAGCCGGCAGGTACTATTTGGATTGGTATCGCTACCGAGCGGGGAACCCAATCCTATCGTCTTCAACTGTCTGGCATGCGTAATACGAATCGCTTGCGTGCAGTAAAACTGGCATTGCATTATGTGATTCGAACATTAACTGAAGAAGACGCACGCAAAATTTAA
- the yfmH gene encoding EF-P 5-aminopentanol modification-associated protein YfmH has translation MHKVEFEQLEETLFHEKLGNGLNVYILPKKGFSKTFATFTTKYGSIDNHFVPQGETEAIKVPDGIAHFLEHKMFEKEEGDVFQEFSKQGASANAFTSFTRTAYLFSATDEIDKNVKTLLDFVQTPYFTEKTVEKEKGIIAQEITMYDDQPDWRLYFGIIENLYENHPVKIDIAGTVESIQNITAEHLYTCYNTFYHPSNMVLFIVGNVDPEQMMELVKEDQAQKTFEEPTEIKRIYPDEPKEVAIKERVLEMSVQKPKVFYGIKPEKVDMIGTDMFKHELAAQLAYELLFGRTSDFYHHAYENDWIDESYSFDYSLENGFGYALIGSDTHKPEILIKEIKQTLQKAVEKWPFGQEDLDRVRRKKIGFFLRALNSPEYIANQFTHYAFNEMNLFDVVPVLEGLEVADLQNAFALVSHESQHSVFTIMPTKKDA, from the coding sequence ATGCATAAAGTCGAATTTGAGCAATTAGAAGAAACGCTTTTTCATGAAAAGCTAGGCAATGGTTTGAATGTTTACATTCTTCCTAAAAAAGGATTCTCAAAGACCTTTGCCACGTTCACCACTAAATACGGTTCGATTGATAATCATTTTGTGCCTCAAGGTGAAACAGAAGCAATCAAAGTGCCAGATGGCATCGCCCATTTCCTGGAGCACAAAATGTTCGAAAAAGAAGAAGGGGACGTTTTCCAAGAGTTCAGCAAGCAGGGAGCTTCAGCAAACGCCTTTACTTCATTTACGCGGACGGCCTATCTATTCTCGGCAACGGATGAAATCGATAAAAATGTCAAAACTTTATTGGACTTTGTTCAAACTCCTTATTTTACGGAAAAGACCGTGGAAAAGGAAAAAGGCATCATTGCACAAGAAATCACCATGTATGACGATCAGCCGGATTGGCGCCTGTATTTTGGTATCATCGAAAACCTTTATGAAAATCATCCAGTGAAGATTGATATTGCCGGAACAGTGGAATCTATTCAAAATATCACGGCGGAACATTTATATACCTGCTACAACACTTTCTATCACCCGTCCAATATGGTCTTATTCATAGTCGGTAATGTCGACCCAGAGCAAATGATGGAATTGGTAAAAGAAGACCAAGCACAGAAAACGTTTGAAGAGCCGACAGAAATCAAACGAATTTATCCAGATGAACCGAAAGAAGTTGCAATAAAAGAGCGTGTGCTGGAAATGAGCGTCCAGAAACCGAAAGTCTTTTACGGCATCAAACCAGAGAAGGTAGATATGATTGGGACTGATATGTTCAAGCATGAATTAGCTGCTCAATTAGCCTATGAATTGCTGTTTGGACGTACCTCTGATTTTTATCACCATGCCTACGAAAACGATTGGATCGATGAATCCTATTCTTTTGATTATTCACTGGAAAATGGATTTGGCTATGCCTTGATCGGCTCTGATACCCATAAGCCGGAAATCTTGATAAAGGAAATCAAGCAGACGCTTCAAAAAGCGGTCGAAAAATGGCCATTTGGACAGGAAGATCTTGATCGAGTACGTCGCAAAAAAATCGGCTTTTTCTTGAGAGCATTAAATTCTCCGGAATACATTGCAAACCAATTTACTCATTACGCTTTTAACGAAATGAATTTATTTGATGTGGTTCCTGTACTAGAAGGGCTCGAAGTAGCTGATCTCCAAAACGCTTTCGCATTGGTCAGCCATGAATCCCAGCATTCCGTCTTTACGATTATGCCTACGAAAAAGGACGCCTAG
- a CDS encoding YmfK family protein: MKEWYFEYEIQVNRPGLLGDIASLLGMLRVNIVTINGVDQGRRGMLLRAEHDVQLARFEQILSTIETIAVTKFREPKLRDILAVRHGRYIQRDADDRKTFRFVRDELGLLVDFMAEIFKQEGHKLVGLRGMPRVGKTESIVAASVSANKKWIFLSSTMIKQTVRNQLMGDEHNANNIFILDGIVTRRSADERHMQLVREMMRMPTIKVVEHPDKFVEQSEYSIDDFDYIIELRHHPEEKITYEVLEKNTFMDEKSQGDMFGDGFNF, from the coding sequence ATGAAAGAATGGTATTTCGAATACGAAATTCAAGTCAACCGTCCTGGTCTGCTTGGCGATATCGCTTCTCTCTTGGGAATGCTGCGGGTTAATATCGTGACGATCAATGGTGTGGACCAGGGGCGTCGCGGAATGCTGCTACGCGCAGAACACGATGTCCAACTAGCGCGTTTTGAACAGATCCTGTCAACTATCGAAACCATTGCTGTGACAAAGTTCCGGGAACCGAAGCTGCGCGATATTCTGGCAGTACGGCACGGCAGGTATATTCAGCGGGACGCTGATGACCGAAAAACATTCCGTTTTGTGCGCGATGAATTGGGATTACTAGTGGATTTTATGGCTGAAATTTTTAAACAGGAAGGCCATAAACTGGTAGGCTTAAGAGGCATGCCCCGCGTCGGGAAAACCGAATCGATCGTGGCGGCGAGTGTTAGTGCCAATAAAAAATGGATTTTCTTGTCCTCGACGATGATCAAGCAGACCGTTCGCAACCAGCTGATGGGCGATGAGCATAACGCTAACAATATTTTCATCTTAGATGGCATAGTGACACGCCGGTCGGCCGATGAGCGCCATATGCAGTTGGTGCGAGAAATGATGCGCATGCCGACGATTAAAGTGGTGGAGCATCCCGATAAATTTGTTGAGCAATCAGAATACAGCATCGACGATTTTGATTATATTATTGAACTGCGCCATCATCCGGAAGAGAAAATCACCTATGAAGTGTTGGAGAAAAACACATTTATGGACGAAAAATCACAAGGAGATATGTTTGGGGACGGATTCAACTTCTAA
- the pgsA gene encoding CDP-diacylglycerol--glycerol-3-phosphate 3-phosphatidyltransferase, protein MNIPNQITISRILLIPVFMVIMLAGFDWGTMTLFGASLPVTHFVGGLIFIFASLTDWVDGFYARKYNLVTTFGKFLDPLADKLLVSAALIILVELGFAASWIVIIIISREFAVTGLRLVLAGEGEVVAAGGLGKIKTTAQILAISALLLHDTIFILVGLPFGDIMLYIALIFTIWSGWDYFYANRRALMTSK, encoded by the coding sequence ATGAACATACCAAATCAGATTACCATCTCGAGAATTTTATTGATTCCAGTATTTATGGTGATCATGCTGGCTGGTTTTGATTGGGGTACCATGACGCTTTTTGGAGCTTCTTTGCCCGTCACTCATTTTGTCGGAGGACTTATCTTTATCTTTGCATCATTAACGGATTGGGTGGACGGCTTTTATGCCCGGAAATACAATTTGGTTACAACTTTCGGGAAGTTTTTGGATCCTTTAGCTGATAAGCTTTTGGTATCAGCTGCTTTAATCATTTTAGTGGAATTGGGATTTGCAGCTTCTTGGATTGTCATCATCATCATCAGTCGTGAGTTTGCGGTCACGGGATTGCGTTTAGTACTTGCGGGCGAAGGTGAAGTGGTTGCTGCAGGAGGGTTAGGGAAAATTAAAACGACAGCTCAGATTTTGGCAATATCCGCGTTGCTGCTGCATGATACCATTTTCATACTAGTCGGCTTGCCATTCGGTGACATCATGCTTTATATCGCCTTGATTTTCACGATCTGGTCAGGATGGGATTATTTTTATGCCAACCGTCGTGCATTAATGACTTCAAAATGA
- the recA gene encoding recombinase RecA codes for MSDRKAALDMALKQIEKQFGKGSVMKLGEKTDRNISSVSSGSLALDTALGIGGYPRGRVIEVYGPESSGKTTVSLHAIAEVQAIGGTAAFIDAEHALDPVYAKNLGVNIDELLLSQPDTGEQALEITEALVRSGAVDIVVVDSVAALVPKAEIEGEMGDSHMGLQARLMSQALRKLSGIINKSNTIVIFINQIREKIGVMFGNPETTPGGRALKFYSSVRLEVRRAEALKSGTEIIGNRTKIKIVKNKVAPPFRTAEVDIMYGKGISREGEIVDIGSELEIIQKSGSWYSYNDERIGQGRENVKQFLLKNPEVRNEIAGKIRESYGMTAASYTIAGNKEEPEDFNLLLDEDDE; via the coding sequence TTGAGCGATCGTAAAGCAGCATTAGACATGGCGTTAAAACAAATAGAAAAACAATTCGGTAAAGGTTCTGTCATGAAATTGGGGGAAAAAACCGACCGTAATATATCATCCGTTTCAAGTGGTTCGTTGGCATTGGATACAGCGTTGGGAATAGGCGGTTATCCGCGGGGACGTGTAATTGAAGTTTACGGCCCTGAAAGCTCAGGTAAAACAACAGTCTCTCTTCATGCAATTGCAGAAGTACAGGCCATAGGAGGAACAGCCGCATTCATCGATGCAGAGCATGCATTGGATCCGGTTTATGCAAAAAACCTTGGCGTCAATATCGATGAATTGCTTCTGTCTCAGCCAGATACTGGCGAGCAGGCTTTGGAAATCACTGAAGCGCTTGTCCGAAGCGGAGCAGTCGATATCGTAGTTGTCGACTCAGTGGCTGCATTAGTACCAAAAGCTGAGATCGAAGGCGAAATGGGCGATTCCCATATGGGATTACAGGCACGCTTGATGTCACAGGCTCTTCGAAAATTGTCAGGGATTATCAACAAATCGAATACTATTGTTATTTTCATTAACCAAATCCGCGAAAAAATCGGTGTTATGTTTGGGAATCCAGAAACAACTCCTGGCGGCCGTGCGTTGAAATTCTATTCATCTGTCCGTCTAGAAGTACGCCGTGCAGAAGCATTGAAATCCGGCACTGAAATTATTGGCAACAGAACGAAGATCAAAATTGTAAAAAACAAAGTGGCTCCACCGTTCCGTACAGCTGAAGTTGACATCATGTACGGAAAAGGAATTTCCCGTGAAGGTGAAATCGTGGATATCGGTTCTGAACTGGAAATCATCCAAAAGAGCGGTTCTTGGTATTCATATAATGACGAACGTATTGGTCAAGGCCGTGAAAACGTCAAGCAGTTCCTTTTGAAAAATCCAGAAGTTCGCAATGAAATTGCTGGAAAAATCCGTGAATCTTACGGGATGACCGCAGCTTCCTATACGATTGCTGGCAATAAAGAAGAACCTGAAGATTTCAATCTATTGCTTGACGAAGATGACGAATAA
- a CDS encoding helix-turn-helix domain-containing protein — MSELGTQLKEARIAKGYSLEDLQDLTKIQKRYLAGIEDGNHSMMPGAFYVRAFIKQYAAAVGLNGEELLEQHKLEMPVNEPVARSPMPSALASRNRSVNRTASSEAYAEFMPKFLVALFIVLILAVVWYFYSASTNSGSPNLPEDEGDGISYEESAPAAPEEPEEKASEEPVEEPAAEPAGPESVLAVEETQGETTTYSWQGPADRQLEIAANGPSWIAATDENQEELTSGARVMQAEETETIDLSEVDFVRLRIGDYSNVDLTLNGEPIEYEQQLQPQNVVIQFTNSE, encoded by the coding sequence TTGAGTGAGTTGGGTACTCAGCTGAAAGAGGCCAGAATCGCCAAAGGATATAGTTTGGAAGATTTACAGGACTTGACTAAAATACAGAAGCGTTATTTAGCTGGAATAGAAGATGGCAATCACAGCATGATGCCGGGTGCATTCTATGTGCGTGCTTTTATCAAGCAATATGCAGCAGCAGTCGGATTGAACGGGGAAGAATTGCTAGAACAGCACAAATTAGAAATGCCGGTCAACGAACCGGTTGCTCGGTCGCCTATGCCAAGCGCGCTTGCTTCCCGGAATCGCTCGGTGAACAGAACAGCTTCGAGTGAAGCGTATGCCGAATTCATGCCCAAATTTTTGGTTGCGTTGTTTATCGTCCTGATTCTTGCAGTAGTTTGGTATTTCTACAGTGCCTCGACCAATAGTGGCTCGCCAAATCTTCCGGAGGATGAAGGCGATGGAATTTCTTATGAGGAATCCGCTCCTGCTGCGCCGGAAGAACCGGAAGAAAAAGCGTCCGAAGAACCGGTTGAAGAGCCAGCAGCAGAACCTGCCGGGCCAGAGTCCGTGCTTGCTGTCGAAGAAACCCAAGGCGAGACTACGACTTACTCATGGCAAGGTCCGGCTGACCGCCAGCTTGAAATAGCCGCGAATGGTCCATCCTGGATTGCGGCTACTGACGAGAACCAAGAAGAGCTAACATCTGGAGCGCGTGTTATGCAAGCCGAGGAGACGGAGACAATTGATTTGTCGGAAGTGGATTTTGTCCGGTTGCGCATTGGCGACTATTCAAACGTAGATTTAACTTTGAACGGTGAGCCGATTGAGTATGAACAGCAACTTCAACCCCAAAATGTCGTTATTCAATTTACAAACTCCGAATAG
- a CDS encoding TIGR00282 family metallophosphoesterase, with the protein MKILFIGDIVGSIGRDALESYLPRLKRKYSPDVIIANGENAAAGRGITKAIYQDLLFMGVDMVTMGNHTWDQKEIFDFIDEVDYLIRPANFSDDAPGRGMATVTKNGQTLSVINLHGRVFLPPHEDPFQKADELVAEAKAISPLVFVDFHAEATSEKIAMGWHLDGRASVVAGTHTHVQTADARILPNGTAYISDVGMTGPYDEILGMNKEAVLYRFKTNMPTRFEVPKRGRSVVSGFFTEIDDQTGKATSFERVYINEDYPFLG; encoded by the coding sequence GTGAAAATTTTATTTATTGGAGATATTGTAGGATCAATCGGAAGAGATGCACTTGAATCGTATTTGCCGAGACTGAAAAGAAAATATTCGCCGGATGTCATCATCGCCAATGGAGAGAACGCAGCAGCAGGACGTGGCATCACCAAAGCCATTTACCAGGATCTTTTGTTTATGGGAGTAGACATGGTAACGATGGGCAATCATACATGGGATCAAAAAGAAATTTTTGATTTTATTGATGAAGTCGATTACTTGATCCGTCCAGCAAATTTCTCAGACGATGCTCCAGGACGCGGCATGGCGACTGTCACAAAAAATGGCCAGACTTTATCGGTCATTAATCTACATGGCCGTGTGTTCTTACCACCGCATGAAGATCCATTCCAAAAAGCGGATGAGCTAGTGGCTGAAGCTAAAGCCATTTCACCGCTCGTATTTGTGGATTTCCACGCAGAAGCAACAAGTGAAAAAATCGCGATGGGTTGGCATTTAGATGGCCGCGCTTCGGTTGTTGCTGGTACCCATACCCATGTTCAAACTGCCGATGCACGCATTTTGCCGAACGGCACTGCCTATATCTCAGACGTTGGGATGACGGGACCGTATGATGAAATTTTGGGCATGAATAAAGAGGCTGTGCTTTATCGTTTCAAAACGAACATGCCAACACGTTTTGAAGTGCCAAAGCGTGGACGTTCAGTAGTTAGCGGATTTTTCACAGAAATTGACGACCAAACCGGTAAAGCGACAAGCTTTGAGCGCGTATATATCAATGAGGATTATCCATTCCTGGGCTAA
- a CDS encoding RicAFT regulatory complex protein RicA family protein, which yields MTYTKQEIVAKAREVADMIAATEEVDFFKRAEAQINENQQIREKIASLKSLQKQAVNFQAYGKERALTLIEGKIAKIEEEIDAVPIVQEFKQSQSDVNSLLQMVSTAISNQVTNNIITETGGDLLRGETGSKVRNDKPGSCG from the coding sequence ATGACGTATACAAAACAAGAAATCGTCGCAAAAGCGCGCGAAGTAGCAGATATGATCGCAGCAACAGAAGAAGTAGATTTCTTTAAGCGTGCGGAAGCACAAATTAACGAAAATCAGCAAATCCGCGAAAAAATTGCCAGTCTGAAAAGCCTACAGAAACAAGCCGTTAACTTCCAGGCATACGGAAAAGAACGAGCATTGACTTTGATTGAAGGAAAGATCGCCAAAATCGAAGAAGAAATCGACGCTGTGCCGATTGTTCAGGAATTCAAGCAATCCCAGAGCGACGTCAATTCTTTATTGCAGATGGTGTCAACAGCTATCTCTAATCAAGTAACGAATAATATCATCACCGAAACAGGCGGCGACCTGCTACGTGGCGAGACCGGATCAAAAGTCCGCAACGACAAACCAGGAAGCTGCGGGTAA
- the rny gene encoding ribonuclease Y has protein sequence MGINEFIFALLGIIVGVVVGYFALKKANDSNIAGAKNSAKQIVEDAKREAEALKKEALLEAKDENHKLRTETESDIRERRSELQRQENRLLQREENLDRKDDALNKREAGLERKDEALAEKQQHIEQMESKAEEFVRQQQSEMERISSLTREEAKSIILQDVEKELSTDISVMMKESEARAKEESDKKAKNILSLAMQRFAADHVAETTVSVVNLPNDEMKGRIIGREGRNIRTLETLTGIDLIIDDTPEAVILSGFDPIRRETARLALEKLVSDGRIHPARIEEMVEKSRREVDEQIREIGEQTTFDVGVHNLHPDLIKILGRLRYRTSYGQNVLKHSVEVAFLSGLMAAELGEDVTLARRAGLLHDIGKAIDHEVEGSHVEIGVELGTKYKEHPVVINSIASHHGDTEATSIISVIVAAADALSAARPGARSETLENYIRRLEKLEEISESYEGVEKSFAIQAGREIRIMVRPEQIDDMTAHRLARDIRKRIEEELDYPGHIKVTVIRETRAVEYAK, from the coding sequence ATGGGTATTAATGAGTTCATCTTCGCTTTGCTTGGTATCATCGTCGGTGTAGTTGTTGGTTATTTTGCATTGAAAAAAGCAAACGATTCCAATATTGCAGGCGCTAAAAACTCTGCGAAGCAAATAGTCGAAGATGCGAAACGTGAAGCTGAAGCGCTGAAAAAAGAAGCCTTATTGGAAGCGAAAGACGAAAATCATAAATTGCGTACTGAAACAGAATCTGATATTCGGGAACGCCGATCTGAACTACAAAGACAAGAAAATCGGTTGTTGCAGAGAGAAGAAAATTTGGATCGCAAGGATGATGCATTAAACAAAAGAGAAGCGGGTCTGGAACGTAAAGACGAAGCACTCGCAGAAAAACAACAGCATATTGAGCAGATGGAGAGCAAAGCCGAGGAGTTCGTTCGACAGCAGCAATCTGAAATGGAACGTATTTCATCTTTGACACGCGAAGAAGCGAAATCGATCATCTTACAAGATGTTGAAAAAGAACTTTCGACAGACATTTCTGTAATGATGAAAGAATCTGAAGCTCGTGCCAAAGAAGAATCGGACAAAAAAGCAAAAAACATTTTGTCATTGGCCATGCAGCGATTTGCAGCAGACCATGTGGCTGAAACTACTGTATCAGTAGTTAACTTGCCAAACGACGAAATGAAAGGACGTATTATTGGGCGTGAAGGACGTAATATCCGAACGCTTGAAACCTTAACGGGAATCGATTTAATCATCGATGATACGCCAGAAGCTGTTATTCTATCAGGGTTCGATCCGATTCGCCGTGAAACAGCGCGATTGGCCCTTGAAAAACTGGTATCAGATGGCCGTATCCATCCTGCGCGCATCGAAGAAATGGTTGAGAAGTCAAGGCGTGAAGTAGATGAGCAAATTCGTGAAATTGGTGAACAAACCACGTTTGACGTAGGTGTGCACAACTTGCATCCTGACTTGATCAAGATTCTTGGGCGCCTTCGCTACCGTACAAGCTACGGACAAAATGTACTGAAGCATTCTGTGGAAGTGGCATTCTTGTCAGGCTTGATGGCAGCAGAACTTGGAGAAGACGTTACACTCGCTCGTCGTGCTGGTCTTCTACACGACATCGGCAAAGCAATCGATCACGAAGTAGAAGGCAGCCACGTAGAAATCGGCGTGGAACTCGGAACTAAGTACAAAGAACATCCGGTGGTTATTAACAGTATTGCTTCTCACCACGGTGACACAGAAGCGACTTCCATCATTTCGGTCATTGTGGCAGCAGCAGATGCATTATCTGCCGCCCGCCCAGGTGCAAGAAGCGAAACACTGGAAAATTACATCCGCCGTTTAGAAAAACTAGAAGAAATTTCTGAATCGTATGAAGGCGTTGAGAAATCATTCGCTATTCAAGCGGGACGCGAAATTCGTATCATGGTTCGCCCTGAACAAATCGATGACATGACGGCACATCGTCTGGCTCGTGACATCCGGAAACGGATTGAAGAAGAGTTGGATTATCCAGGTCATATCAAAGTAACGGTTATTAGAGAAACTAGAGCAGTTGAATACGCAAAATAA
- the ymfI gene encoding elongation factor P 5-aminopentanone reductase has protein sequence MKRFAVLLGASGEIGESIAFQLAENGWSLYLHWNSNPVDVLAQQLVGKYPEQEFITVQANFADQTGAQQLAGNVYDASCVIVASGQSLVKMLIDTTEEDMEALWRVHVKNPISAIRMISPFFHRYAKSYIVFISSIWGETGASMETMYSAVKGAQLAFVKAYAKEMAASGTRVNAIAPGFIKTKMNVSLTAKELQEIEEEIPLGLGAPQDIADAVDFLVGGKADYMTGQTLRINGGWLM, from the coding sequence GTGAAACGGTTTGCTGTTTTACTCGGAGCATCCGGTGAAATTGGCGAAAGCATTGCATTTCAATTGGCGGAAAATGGATGGTCTCTCTATTTGCATTGGAACAGTAATCCGGTAGATGTGCTGGCGCAACAGTTGGTGGGAAAATATCCTGAACAAGAATTTATCACTGTACAGGCAAATTTTGCTGACCAAACAGGAGCGCAGCAGCTTGCTGGAAATGTCTATGACGCCAGCTGCGTCATTGTCGCCAGCGGGCAATCGTTGGTCAAGATGCTAATTGATACTACAGAAGAGGATATGGAAGCATTGTGGCGGGTTCATGTGAAAAATCCGATTTCGGCAATTCGAATGATTTCTCCATTTTTCCACCGCTATGCCAAATCGTATATCGTTTTCATTTCTTCTATCTGGGGAGAAACTGGTGCTTCGATGGAAACGATGTATTCAGCCGTAAAAGGGGCACAGCTTGCTTTTGTTAAAGCCTATGCAAAGGAAATGGCAGCGTCTGGCACCCGTGTCAACGCTATCGCACCCGGTTTTATCAAAACAAAAATGAATGTTTCCCTTACAGCAAAAGAACTTCAGGAAATTGAAGAAGAGATTCCACTCGGACTTGGTGCTCCTCAGGATATAGCGGATGCTGTTGATTTTCTTGTAGGCGGCAAAGCGGATTATATGACAGGGCAAACACTGCGCATCAATGGCGGATGGCTGATGTGA